In Candidatus Desulfofervidus auxilii, one genomic interval encodes:
- a CDS encoding pilus assembly PilX family protein, whose protein sequence is MNNKGVALLTVLLVMIIGLGLTAITTLLIVRGYQTSRAAKNYQIALQMAQGGIEEAIIDLETTSYVSAQNFINLNPQTGDPGDPNDFYEINEVFWKPLSGFGGVPVFPPVAGAYSAIPSIGVYYLIHAQATKGDSQADLYVLYVKGY, encoded by the coding sequence TTTGTTGGTGATGATTATCGGTCTAGGACTTACAGCCATTACTACCCTTTTGATAGTAAGAGGGTATCAAACCAGCAGGGCAGCTAAAAATTATCAAATTGCCTTACAAATGGCTCAGGGGGGTATAGAGGAGGCTATTATCGATTTAGAAACTACTAGTTATGTCAGCGCACAAAATTTTATAAATCTTAATCCCCAAACTGGAGACCCTGGAGACCCTAATGATTTCTATGAGATTAACGAGGTATTCTGGAAACCATTATCGGGATTCGGTGGTGTCCCTGTGTTTCCACCTGTAGCTGGAGCATATTCAGCCATTCCCAGTATTGGAGTTTATTATCTAATCCATGCTCAGGCCACTAAAGGTGATAGCCAGGCAGATTTATATGTCTTGTATGTTAAAGGATATTAA
- a CDS encoding FAD-dependent oxidoreductase — translation MKYLISPCRDACPLMRPIQRHNILLGYLGKLVETGLADEEVFLKIYDELFNFNPLFGICGYICGICENNCNRNEIDGPVQVRLIERFLFDWYKKAVNEGKFPPYRPIEMSSAKSEKVAIVGGGPAGLTAAFFLAKEGYKITLLESKSKLGGALRFIPSFRLPKDVLAFAIDQIVTPLSIEVQLKANIPINVLKRNYNVILIATGTPLPRPIPPFARDYPGVETAVEILSQISEGSINKDKYKGKKAVVIGGSGVAIDTARSLRRLGAEVALACLESADRTSKDGILANEEDEQAGKEEGITFYYSRGLDRVEKNNSQLHLTFSLCTSVYDLKDGRKIFNPQFDASDTISVNTDFLVFAIGQLPDREYLKEILDENGRLMADPLTLSTSEQGVFVAGDVFRIGRAAEAIRAGKEAANSIKGFLEHKELKREKIEYFTVSLPYLKERILINPPQKTSFLALEQRLHSFDLEQEGFDLKQVILEAQRCLHCDICDNCRACVTLGFRQDVSKMYVIEEKCDGCGYCVDVCVYNAIKIIEYTKNNETKKTIEVNTYLCRGCGSCQATCPKEGCAIPGFSLAEFREEINKYLGDKIQIIQG, via the coding sequence ATGAAATATCTTATTTCTCCCTGTCGGGATGCCTGTCCTTTGATGCGGCCTATTCAAAGGCATAACATCCTTTTGGGTTATCTAGGTAAGTTGGTTGAAACAGGTTTAGCCGATGAAGAAGTCTTTCTAAAAATATATGATGAATTATTTAATTTTAATCCGCTGTTTGGCATTTGTGGCTATATCTGTGGAATATGTGAAAATAATTGTAATCGCAACGAAATCGATGGGCCTGTGCAAGTGAGGCTTATAGAAAGGTTTCTCTTTGATTGGTATAAAAAGGCAGTTAATGAGGGGAAATTCCCTCCTTATAGACCCATAGAGATGTCTTCAGCAAAAAGTGAAAAGGTAGCTATTGTAGGTGGAGGTCCGGCTGGTTTAACGGCTGCCTTTTTCTTAGCCAAAGAAGGTTATAAAATAACCTTACTTGAAAGTAAGTCTAAATTAGGAGGGGCCTTACGGTTTATTCCTTCCTTTCGTCTTCCTAAAGATGTGTTGGCCTTTGCTATTGACCAGATTGTCACCCCTTTATCCATTGAAGTCCAGTTAAAAGCCAATATACCTATAAATGTTTTAAAAAGGAACTATAACGTTATACTCATAGCAACTGGCACTCCTTTGCCACGTCCTATTCCTCCCTTTGCTAGGGATTATCCAGGGGTAGAAACAGCCGTTGAGATACTTAGTCAGATTAGTGAAGGGAGCATAAATAAGGATAAATATAAAGGGAAAAAGGCAGTAGTAATTGGAGGAAGTGGCGTAGCTATAGATACAGCTCGCTCTTTAAGACGGCTAGGAGCCGAGGTAGCGCTGGCTTGTTTGGAATCAGCGGATAGAACCTCTAAGGATGGGATTCTAGCTAATGAAGAAGATGAACAAGCAGGAAAAGAAGAAGGAATAACCTTTTATTATTCTAGGGGTTTGGATAGAGTGGAAAAAAACAATAGTCAACTGCATCTTACTTTTTCTCTCTGCACTTCTGTCTATGACTTAAAAGATGGGAGGAAGATTTTCAATCCGCAATTTGATGCAAGTGACACTATCTCTGTAAACACAGATTTTTTGGTTTTTGCTATAGGTCAATTGCCAGATAGGGAATATTTAAAAGAGATATTAGATGAAAACGGAAGATTAATGGCAGACCCTTTAACTCTATCTACTTCAGAACAAGGTGTTTTTGTAGCAGGGGATGTTTTTAGAATAGGCCGGGCGGCTGAGGCTATAAGGGCTGGAAAGGAAGCTGCCAATTCTATAAAAGGATTTTTAGAACATAAAGAATTAAAAAGAGAAAAGATAGAATATTTTACTGTGAGCTTACCTTATCTCAAAGAGAGGATACTTATTAACCCCCCCCAAAAGACATCCTTTTTGGCCTTAGAGCAGCGTTTACATAGTTTTGATTTAGAACAAGAGGGGTTTGATTTAAAACAGGTTATTTTAGAGGCACAAAGGTGTTTACACTGCGATATTTGTGATAATTGTAGGGCTTGTGTTACTTTAGGTTTTCGCCAAGACGTGAGTAAGATGTATGTAATAGAAGAAAAGTGTGATGGCTGTGGTTATTGTGTGGATGTTTGTGTTTATAACGCTATTAAAATTATAGAATATACAAAAAATAACGAGACAAAAAAGACTATAGAAGTAAATACTTATCTCTGTCGGGGGTGTGGTTCTTGCCAAGCCACCTGTCCTAAAGAAGGTTGTGCCATCCCTGGATTTAGTTTGGCAGAGTTTAGAGAGGAAATTAATAAGTATTTAGGGGATAAAATACAAATTATTCAAGGCTGA